From one Triticum urartu cultivar G1812 chromosome 3, Tu2.1, whole genome shotgun sequence genomic stretch:
- the LOC125543747 gene encoding uncharacterized protein LOC125543747 translates to MESPGTAPVDRRATLSGERVSSGDRWLSSESESSARSYRDVALTPPAPTTSPVPEAPGRVALVARVPARQRLGPRSEVHRVSGGAVLDADGFQQPRRRNRHRRPRQDGTPSSSPPRRRSPSPEEVAGLCFRCLDHRHRVRDCTNDVRCRRCLASGHESRDCDSRRHGDARPPRVAPGRDGPPPAPTARRRTPSPPAPPALPQLVQAPPPRPDIPVRVIMVQSTEMEEAERVLGRAMVASITGNRPQVTTTEVAELLYRSLELSEGDFTVHEHHPEDFLILFSSLDTMRQLNGKHFISSPRFALSLRPWCKLAHAGAGVFEYRVELELRDIPAQAWHLSTAEHVLGESCWIERLHPRTRSRENLAIFRLSGRVHNPADVRRAAILEIVELLPSRVPSEAPVVRTLTYPISIALVRAAPLGAPTPGAQANNDDPGRDGAGNGHGQGQGSGPGRA, encoded by the coding sequence ATGGAATCACCTGGCACTGCCCCTGTTGACCGCCGGGCGACCCTCTCCGGCGAGCGCGTGTCCTCCGGTGACCGCTGGCTCAGCTCGGAGAGCGAGTCCTCGGCGCGCTCGTACAGGGACGTCGCCCTCACCCCGCCGGCGCCTACTACGTCGCCGGTACCTGAGGCCCCTGGCCGCGTCGCGCTAGTTGCCCGCGTGCCTGCCAGGCAACGGCTTGGACCCCGCTCGGAAGTCCACCGCGTCTCTGGCGGGGCTGTGCTCGACGCTGATGGGTTCCAGCAGCCGCGACGCAGGAACCGACACCGCCGTCCGCGCCAGGACGGCACCCCCAGCTCCTCAcctccccgccgccgcagcccatCGCCGGAGGAGGTTGCCGGGCTGTGTTTTCGCTGCCTCGACCACCGCCACCGGGTGAGGGACTGCACCAACGACGTCCGGTGCAGGCGCTGCCTCGCCTCTGGCCACGAATCCCGCGACTGTGACAGCCGACGCCACGGCGACGCGCGGCCTCCCCGTGTCGCCCCAGGCAGGGACGGCCCGCCACCGGCGCCCACAGCGCGCCGCCGCACTCCCAGCCCCCCGGCGCCGCCTGCGCTTCCCCAGCTGGTCCAGGCTCCCCCGCCGCGGCCCGACATACCCGTGCGTGTCATCATGGTGCAATCCACGGAGATGGAGGAGGCCGAGCGGGTCCTTGGCCGCGCAATGGTGGCTTCCATCACCGGCAACAGGCCGCAGGTGACCACGACCGAGGTGGCCGAGCTGCTCTACCGCTCCCTCGAGCTCTCCGAAGGCGATTTCACCGTCCACGAGCATCACCCCGAAGACTTCCTCATCCTCTTCTCCTCCCTGGACACCATGCGCCAGCTCAATGGCAAGCATTTCATCAGCTCGCCACGCTTCGCGCTGTCGCTTCGGCCATGGTGCAAGCTCGCGCATGCCGGCGCCGGCGTGTTCGAATACCGCGTCGAGCTCGAGCTCCGTGACATTCCCGCCCAAGCCTGGCATCTTTCCACCGCCGAGCACGTTCTTGGGGAGAGCTGCTGGATCGAGAGGTTACACCCCCGCACGCGCTCTCGCGAGAACCTGGCCATCTTTCGGCTTTCCGGCCGTGTGCACAACCCCGCCGACGTCCGCCGTGCCGCCATTCTGGAGATCGTCGAGCTCCTGCCGTCTCGTGTGCCCTCGGAGGCGCCGGTGGTCAGGACACTCACGTACCCCATCTCCATTGCGCTCGTACGTGCGGCTCCGCTTGGGGCGCCCACTCCCGGTGCCCAGGCCAACAACGACGACCCCGGCCGCGATGGCGCCGGTAATGGGCATGGCCAGGGCCAGGGCTCCGGACCTGGTCGGGCGTGA